In Vallitalea okinawensis, the following are encoded in one genomic region:
- a CDS encoding DUF7674 family protein: MRRIDRIPRIMKLVEEIWMIDPDFRFLQLVEMIKNKYSKSHKDAGRVQYYYRENGHEFPYNIVDLFHLEDYDLEIYLYELLEEMRSRKSDIDLFFDNMLEFFPSTRCKYNESLNQFGKRLETVVIEDIFMPEILSLLEANKHNTLLLTNVFDYLEEILRTKGDTLVNIISVTILESLGNDSIVLDKASKYMGPVTRKLQLEADKELGRLR; the protein is encoded by the coding sequence ATGAGAAGGATTGATAGAATACCAAGAATTATGAAGTTGGTTGAGGAAATATGGATGATTGATCCTGATTTCAGATTTCTACAACTAGTTGAGATGATAAAAAATAAGTATTCTAAATCACATAAAGACGCAGGACGAGTTCAGTATTATTATCGCGAGAATGGACATGAGTTCCCATATAATATAGTAGATCTGTTTCATTTGGAAGATTATGATCTTGAGATTTATCTTTATGAGTTATTGGAAGAGATGAGATCAAGGAAAAGTGATATAGATTTATTTTTTGATAATATGCTTGAATTTTTTCCTAGTACAAGGTGTAAATATAATGAATCATTGAATCAATTTGGTAAAAGGCTTGAAACGGTAGTAATAGAGGATATTTTTATGCCTGAAATACTCAGCTTACTAGAAGCAAACAAGCATAATACATTATTATTGACTAATGTATTTGATTACTTAGAAGAGATACTAAGGACAAAAGGAGATACACTTGTTAATATTATTTCGGTCACTATTCTAGAATCACTTGGAAATGATAGTATAGTACTGGATAAAGCGAGTAAATATATGGGGCCAGTAACTAGGAAATTACAATTAGAAGCAGATAAGGAGTTAGGTCGATTACGCTAG
- a CDS encoding linear amide C-N hydrolase — translation MCTSFAVYGQEKIIYGMNFDTDEIDLKLKVNSYNDINLFYFSGLLDNKYRDIAGFNSEGLFICTQAVEYSQGFKSSCNENDWFAFDIFDEALKKTRKTSEFLEILNKRVISYPRNPLFPDLGLHTIIADKTGDAFILEEGNDTNIVTPSHNDFIIMTNFPNGDFKEANYNKVYGRGADRYICAHEYIHDNIHSFGINEAFEVLSKTSQEDTLCSIVYEPLKNQIYISFKKDLSKKWKISIMEKTIESLDGFLSNNKIQFTNEEIFVKDLIRLYK, via the coding sequence ATGTGTACAAGTTTTGCAGTTTACGGACAAGAAAAAATTATTTATGGTATGAATTTTGATACTGATGAAATTGATTTAAAACTAAAAGTCAATAGTTATAATGATATAAACTTATTTTACTTTTCAGGCTTATTAGATAACAAATACAGGGATATCGCTGGTTTTAATAGTGAGGGTCTTTTTATCTGTACTCAAGCAGTAGAATATAGTCAAGGTTTTAAATCAAGTTGTAACGAAAATGATTGGTTTGCTTTTGATATTTTTGATGAAGCGCTAAAGAAAACAAGAAAAACATCTGAATTTTTGGAAATTCTTAATAAAAGAGTAATCTCGTATCCTAGAAATCCATTATTCCCAGATTTAGGGCTACATACTATTATCGCTGATAAAACTGGTGATGCATTTATTCTGGAAGAAGGGAATGATACAAATATAGTAACTCCTAGTCATAATGATTTTATTATCATGACTAATTTTCCAAATGGGGATTTTAAGGAAGCAAATTATAATAAAGTATATGGTAGAGGTGCTGATAGATATATTTGTGCTCATGAATATATTCATGATAATATTCATAGCTTTGGAATAAATGAAGCCTTTGAAGTTTTAAGTAAAACTAGTCAGGAGGATACTCTGTGTTCAATTGTATATGAACCATTAAAAAATCAAATTTATATCAGTTTTAAAAAAGATTTAAGTAAAAAATGGAAAATCTCTATTATGGAAAAAACAATCGAATCATTAGATGGATTTTTAAGCAATAATAAAATTCAATTTACAAATGAAGAAATATTTGTGAAGGATCTTATTAGATTATATAAGTGA
- a CDS encoding tetratricopeptide repeat protein, which translates to MNILLEKTKYKKQNHRGKMGLIMMVLSAIFLISCVQGTSENTNSNLSTSAINDEESIVTNVITDSSNENSSENNVDDKESKFNSDIENESSNLDSELSDNIKALFMKANEGDADAQNTLAYYYFNGYGVEQDYDKSLNWSKKSAESGNLASMFNVGYHYYHGFSGEVNYELAFEWYEKAADRMFPKALNALGHMYYTGLGTEKNIELAYDYTLQSAGLLHNYSLSNIGIMIDELELDQDSNMWLRFASKNYMIPSGSNNLLYDRLNDGEDVIKVDYLLEAENIPKDLIQDILYKYYSGTLYEYLEKSSLQYKNFDLEGLNIEENTRSMMEYRRWYDSSYLVDVDSDGIEELIVYQLDGTIGISSFKILKKNDGKFTADGNFMRTNLMHGINGFINYKDDKYFIIGNIDIGNRSIFSVSIYSFEGGMLADSVEIKTVEKDINVIKTYQVDVKYDELIDNVEARINDMFVIKYNSLLYENVNESMIIDIDINNDGDSEHYEYHAMFYGTINNPLSLDIKEELSTEEDLATIEQVLRFNDLTVPIGLEVFTINGENYIGVLSYEIGTNNHCFTTFLIENEEYTLISNHLIAYNEEFIVSDENPFF; encoded by the coding sequence ATGAATATATTATTGGAGAAAACTAAATACAAGAAACAAAATCATAGGGGGAAGATGGGATTAATTATGATGGTATTATCAGCCATTTTTTTAATTTCTTGTGTACAGGGAACAAGTGAAAATACAAACAGCAATTTGTCAACTAGCGCAATTAATGATGAAGAATCTATAGTTACAAATGTGATAACAGATTCTAGTAATGAGAACTCGTCTGAAAATAATGTTGATGATAAAGAATCAAAATTTAATTCTGATATTGAAAACGAATCATCTAATTTAGATAGTGAATTAAGTGATAATATAAAGGCTCTTTTTATGAAAGCTAATGAAGGAGATGCTGATGCACAAAACACTTTAGCTTATTATTATTTCAATGGATATGGTGTAGAGCAAGATTATGATAAATCATTAAATTGGAGTAAAAAGTCAGCAGAAAGTGGAAACTTAGCTTCAATGTTTAATGTGGGTTATCATTATTATCATGGTTTTTCAGGTGAAGTGAATTACGAGTTGGCATTCGAGTGGTATGAAAAAGCTGCTGATAGAATGTTTCCTAAAGCATTAAATGCTCTTGGGCATATGTACTATACTGGCCTGGGAACTGAGAAAAATATTGAATTAGCTTATGATTATACTTTGCAATCAGCAGGATTATTACATAACTATTCTCTCTCTAATATAGGAATTATGATAGATGAATTAGAACTAGATCAAGATAGTAATATGTGGCTAAGATTTGCTTCAAAAAATTATATGATACCAAGCGGGTCTAATAATTTATTATATGATAGATTAAATGATGGTGAAGATGTTATTAAAGTGGATTACCTATTAGAAGCTGAGAACATACCTAAAGATTTAATTCAGGATATATTGTATAAGTATTATTCAGGTACACTCTATGAATACTTAGAAAAGAGTAGTTTACAATATAAAAATTTTGATTTGGAAGGCTTAAATATTGAAGAAAATACTCGTTCGATGATGGAGTATCGTAGGTGGTATGATTCAAGTTATCTAGTTGATGTTGATTCTGATGGCATTGAGGAATTGATAGTTTATCAATTAGATGGAACAATAGGAATATCCTCATTTAAAATATTAAAAAAAAATGATGGTAAATTTACTGCTGATGGTAATTTTATGCGTACCAATTTAATGCATGGAATTAATGGATTCATAAATTATAAAGATGATAAATACTTTATTATAGGAAACATAGATATTGGTAATAGAAGTATTTTCAGTGTAAGCATATATTCCTTTGAGGGGGGAATGCTGGCCGATTCAGTAGAAATTAAAACTGTTGAAAAAGACATAAATGTTATTAAAACTTATCAAGTAGATGTGAAATATGATGAGCTCATTGATAACGTCGAAGCTAGAATCAATGATATGTTTGTCATAAAATACAACTCGTTGTTATATGAAAATGTAAATGAGTCGATGATAATTGATATAGACATCAATAACGATGGAGATTCAGAACACTATGAATATCATGCAATGTTTTATGGGACAATAAATAACCCATTAAGTTTAGATATTAAAGAAGAACTTTCTACTGAAGAGGATTTGGCTACTATAGAACAAGTTCTAAGGTTTAATGATTTGACCGTACCAATAGGACTAGAGGTGTTTACAATTAATGGTGAGAATTATATAGGTGTGTTAAGTTATGAGATAGGTACGAATAATCATTGCTTCACCACTTTTCTAATTGAAAATGAGGAATACACCTTAATATCAAATCACTTAATAGCTTATAATGAAGAATTTATAGTTAGTGACGAAAATCCATTTTTCTAG